One Camarhynchus parvulus chromosome 26, STF_HiC, whole genome shotgun sequence genomic window carries:
- the RNPEP gene encoding LOW QUALITY PROTEIN: aminopeptidase B (The sequence of the model RefSeq protein was modified relative to this genomic sequence to represent the inferred CDS: deleted 2 bases in 1 codon) has protein sequence MAAPAQDGRGAGPAPVRDAASASSAGPWSLRHLHLDLRVSFAAAGAGRLQGRARLELRCERDGAGGAELRLDAHPALAVSRAALLPPPGGPGDAAGQALPVESRPFASYGSALHIALPQAPRAGQLLTLLIDYEAGEGPGVCWLSPEQTAGKQKPYMYTQGQAVLNRSFFPCFDTPSVKFTYSATVKVPEGFTAVMSATSWEKQKDNTFVFKMSQPIPSYLIALVVGDIVSADVGPRSRVWAEPCLIEAAKKEYDGVIEEFLVVGEKLFGPYVWGRYDILFMPPSFPFGGMENPCLTFVTPCLLAGDRSLVDVIIHEISHSWFGNLVTNATWGEFWLNEGFTMYAQRRISTEVYGLPYTCLEAATGRALLRQHMDATGEDHPLNKLRVVIEPGVNPDDTYNETPYEKGYCFVSYLAHLVGNQSKFDAFLQAYVNRFKFQSITADDTLGFFLEYFPELKEKGVDSIPGFEFDRWLNTPGWPPYLPDLSPGQQLMRPAEELAELWAADSLNMEAIEAVDIMGWRTYQLVYFLDQVLQKSPLPEGNVKRLSKMYPKISKAQNAELRLRWCQIVLKNNLEAEYSKVKDFLHSQGKQKYTLPLYRAMWGGSEATRALAMETFSATAPQLHVNVQNYVKKILGLAAAEA, from the exons ATGGCGGCCCCGGCGCAGGAT GGCCGCGGTGCGGGCCCGGCCCCGGTGCGGGACGCGGCCTCTGCCAGCAGCGCGGGCCCGTGGTCGCTGCGGCACCTGCACCTGGACCTGCGCGTGTCCTTCGCGGccgcgggcgcggggcggctcCAGGGGCGGGCGCGGCTGGAGCTGCGCTGCGAGCGGGACGGCGCGGGCGGCGCGGAGCTGCGGCTGGACGCGCACCCCGCGCTGGCCGTGAGCCGCGCCGCGCTCCTGCCGCCGCCGGGCGGGCCCGGGGACGCGGCCGGGCAGGCGCTGCCCGTAGAGAGCCGGCCCTTCGCCAGCTATGGCAGCGCCCTGCACATcgccctgccccaggcccccCGCGCCGGGCAGCTGCTCACCCTCCTCATCGACTACGAGGCGGGCGAGGGGCCCGGG gtgtgctggctgtcccctgAGCAGACGGCGGGGAAGCAGAAGCCCTACATGTAcacccagggccaggctgtgctcaacAGGTCCTTCTTCCCCTGCTTCGACACCCCCTCAGTCAAGTTCACCTATTCAGCCACTGTGAAG GTCCCCGAGGGCTTCACGGCTGTGATGAGTGCCACGAgctgggagaagcagaaggACAACACCTTTGTATTCAAGATGTCCCAGCCAATCCCCTCCTACCTCATCGCTCTGGTTGTTGGGGACATTGTGTCTGCTGATGTTGGCCCAAG GAGCCGTGTCTGGGCCGAGCCCTGCCTGATCGAGGCTGCCAAGAAGGAGTACGATGGGGTGATTGAGGAGTTCCTGGTGGTTGGAGAGAAACTCTTTGGACCTTATGTTTGGGGCAG GTACGACATCCTGTTCATGCCGCCCTCCTTCCCCTTCGGTGGCATGGAGAACCCCTGCCTCACCTTCGTCACGCCGTGCCTGCTGGCCGGGGACCGCTCCTTGGTGGACGTCATCATCCACGAGATctcccacagctggtttggCAACTTGGTCACCAACGCCACGTGGGGCGAGTTCTGGCTCAACGAGGGCTTCACCATGTACGCCCAGAGGCGCATCTCCACCGAGGTCTACG GTTTGCCCTACACCTGCCTGGAGGCTGCCACGGGAAGGGCCCTCCTGCGCCAGCACATGGACGCCACCGGGGAGGACCATCCCCTCAACAAGCTGCGGGTGGTGATTGAGCCAG GTGTCAATCCAGATGACACATACAATGAAACACCCTATGAGAAGGGGTACTGCTTCGTTAGCTACTTGGCCCATCTTGTGGGCAACCAGAGCAAGTTTGATGCCTTCCTCCAG GCCTACGTGAACCGCTTCAAGTTCCAGAGCATCACTGCAGACGACACCCTCGGGTTCTTCCTGGAGTACTTCCCAGAGCTGAAGGAGAAAGGCGTGGACTCCATCCCAG GGTTTGAATTTGACCGCTGGCTGAACACGCCGGGCTGGCCGCCCTACCTGCCTGACCTGTCCCCGGGGCAGCAGCTGATGAGGCCGGcggaggagctggcagagctctgggcagccgACAGCCTGAACATGGAGGCAATCGAGGCCGTGGACATCATGGGCTGGAGGACGTACCAGCTGGTCTATTTCCTGGATCAGGTCCTGCAGAAGTCCCCCCTGCCTGAAG GAAATGTGAAAAGGCTGAGCAAGATGTACCCCAAGATCTCCAAGGCTCAGAACGCTGAGCTGCGGCTGCGCTGGTGCCAGATTGTCCTCAAGAACAACCTGGAGGCTGAGTACAGCAAAGTCAAGGActtcctgcacagccag ggcAAGCAGAAGTACACGCTGCCGCTGTACCGCGCCATGTGGGGCGGCTCCGAGGCCACGCGGGCCCTGGCCATGGAGACCTTCTCTGCCACGGCCCCGCAGCTCCACGTCAACGTGCAGAACTACGTCAAGAAGATCCTGGGCTTGGCAGCGGCCGAGGCCTGA